A DNA window from Methanocorpusculum sp. contains the following coding sequences:
- a CDS encoding ABC transporter ATP-binding protein has protein sequence MKSRDIALVGILLAAGAIARYISLFVPGAIVANLTIAFYCLAIILVVPKFKEALGIGVVAGIICAVFSHSIFPLGNLISEPIGAVVCLAVYKLVKDHTRLAPAISTAIATPASGFTFIAVTCFVMFFTTQTTVATVLAFAIALIPIVMSAMVVNVIIAQIIAMPATSVMQKTKTVIKTTHTESAPSDSVALDKLTFTYQAADTPALDNVSLKINPGEFVVINGHSGAGKTTLARAISGILAHAYGGTVVGNVSLYGKYADEYKDVTELSSKVGMVFDDADAQLIFTTVEEEILTGLETRDLPETEVRKKLDEIYKVTCTGHLTDRAPHNLSGGQKQRVAMAAALSRETPLLVLDEATSELDKNARRQVYTLLKSMTAKGHTIVLIEHMIDETIGYATRMITMNNGKVVYDGVPKPENTNYPALEKTTPTHEVVLEATHVTHKFPEVLALDDVSVSFYKGEIAAILGENGSGKTTLVKHLNGLLRPDAGSVLLKGEDIACRSIPEISKHVGLVFQNPDTMLFENTCEKEIMFGLKNIGKSDASPSVSLAAVGLGGKAGMNPRHLSRGERQKLALACVIATGQEIVIMDEPTTGLDPKESYEIMRVLTGMRNDGKTILMVTHDPVLAGKYADRIIEMEAGKITAIRGGE, from the coding sequence ATGAAATCACGTGATATAGCACTCGTCGGCATTTTACTTGCCGCCGGAGCAATTGCCCGGTACATTTCCTTATTCGTACCGGGGGCCATCGTCGCGAATCTGACGATCGCCTTCTACTGCCTTGCGATCATCCTCGTCGTCCCGAAGTTCAAAGAAGCTCTTGGGATAGGCGTTGTAGCCGGAATTATCTGTGCGGTTTTTTCGCATTCGATCTTTCCGTTGGGAAACCTGATCTCGGAGCCGATCGGCGCCGTTGTCTGTTTAGCGGTGTATAAACTCGTCAAGGATCATACCCGCCTTGCCCCGGCAATTTCAACTGCGATCGCCACCCCTGCAAGCGGATTCACCTTCATCGCGGTCACCTGTTTCGTGATGTTCTTCACGACCCAGACCACCGTTGCGACCGTTCTCGCATTCGCGATTGCACTGATCCCGATCGTGATGAGCGCCATGGTGGTGAACGTTATCATCGCCCAGATCATCGCGATGCCGGCAACCTCGGTCATGCAGAAGACGAAGACCGTCATCAAAACCACCCACACGGAATCTGCGCCGAGTGATTCGGTCGCCTTGGACAAACTCACGTTCACCTATCAGGCGGCAGATACGCCGGCCCTCGATAATGTCTCGCTCAAAATAAACCCGGGCGAGTTCGTTGTTATCAACGGTCATTCGGGAGCCGGAAAAACCACGCTTGCCCGAGCGATTTCTGGTATCCTTGCTCACGCATACGGCGGGACGGTTGTTGGGAACGTCTCTCTTTACGGAAAATATGCCGATGAATACAAAGATGTGACCGAGCTTTCGTCAAAAGTCGGCATGGTCTTTGACGATGCCGATGCCCAGCTGATCTTCACCACGGTCGAGGAGGAGATCCTCACCGGTCTGGAGACCCGCGATCTTCCTGAGACCGAGGTCAGAAAGAAACTCGACGAGATCTACAAGGTCACCTGCACGGGTCATCTTACAGACCGTGCCCCGCACAACCTCTCCGGCGGTCAGAAACAGCGGGTCGCGATGGCCGCGGCACTTTCCCGCGAGACCCCTCTCCTCGTTCTGGATGAGGCGACCTCCGAGCTGGACAAAAATGCCAGACGCCAGGTGTACACCCTGCTGAAAAGCATGACGGCAAAGGGTCATACGATCGTTTTGATCGAGCACATGATCGATGAGACGATCGGGTATGCCACGCGGATGATCACGATGAACAATGGGAAGGTCGTGTATGACGGCGTTCCAAAACCCGAGAACACCAACTACCCGGCGCTCGAGAAGACCACTCCGACCCATGAAGTCGTGCTGGAAGCGACCCACGTCACGCACAAATTCCCCGAGGTCCTTGCTCTGGACGATGTCTCGGTCTCCTTTTACAAAGGCGAGATCGCGGCGATCCTGGGTGAGAACGGATCAGGCAAGACGACGCTCGTCAAACATCTGAACGGTCTTCTCCGTCCGGATGCAGGATCGGTCCTGTTGAAAGGCGAGGACATCGCGTGCCGGTCGATCCCGGAGATCTCGAAGCATGTCGGTCTGGTGTTCCAGAATCCCGACACGATGCTGTTTGAAAATACGTGCGAGAAGGAGATCATGTTCGGTCTGAAGAACATCGGCAAGTCCGATGCTTCGCCGTCGGTCTCTCTTGCGGCGGTCGGTCTCGGCGGCAAAGCCGGGATGAATCCCCGTCATTTAAGCCGCGGGGAACGCCAGAAGCTTGCTCTTGCCTGTGTTATCGCGACGGGTCAGGAGATCGTTATTATGGATGAGCCGACGACGGGTCTTGACCCGAAGGAGTCGTATGAGATCATGCGTGTTCTGACCGGGATGCGGAATGATGGTAAGACGATCCTTATGGTGACGCATGACCCCGTTCTTGCGGGTAAGTATGCGGACCGGATCATCGAGATGGAAGCGGGTAAAATAACCGCGATCCGCGGAGGTGAGTGA
- the npdG gene encoding NADPH-dependent F420 reductase: MTKTVGIIGGTGNIGEGLARRICLGEKFHVVIGSRESEKACIAADGVVCALNDRKCTATTCSGTTNAEVCSADVIIISLPFERVQGTIETIGKAAFENKIVISLINPMIRNPKEKYFLPDAPAEGSAALAIQKMLPASAKLIAAFNNVAANKWMELDEVLDYSVAVCGDDEDAKKTVMELVGSVSKLKPLDAGPLAMTKVVEGITPLVITIAMRNGLKDVGVYFK, from the coding sequence ATGACAAAAACAGTAGGAATTATTGGCGGAACAGGCAACATCGGTGAAGGTCTGGCAAGAAGGATATGTCTTGGCGAGAAATTCCATGTGGTTATTGGTTCCCGTGAGTCGGAAAAGGCCTGCATCGCAGCAGACGGTGTTGTCTGTGCTCTGAACGACCGGAAATGCACGGCAACGACCTGCTCGGGCACGACGAATGCAGAAGTATGCTCAGCAGATGTCATCATCATCTCCTTACCTTTCGAGAGAGTTCAGGGAACGATTGAAACCATCGGCAAAGCCGCCTTTGAAAACAAGATCGTCATCTCCCTTATCAACCCGATGATCAGAAACCCGAAAGAAAAGTACTTCCTCCCGGACGCACCGGCAGAAGGTTCCGCAGCACTCGCTATCCAGAAGATGCTCCCTGCCTCTGCAAAACTCATTGCAGCATTCAACAATGTTGCAGCTAACAAATGGATGGAACTCGACGAAGTTCTGGATTACAGCGTCGCTGTCTGCGGTGATGATGAAGACGCAAAGAAGACCGTTATGGAGCTTGTCGGCAGCGTATCCAAACTGAAGCCGCTCGATGCCGGACCTCTCGCAATGACGAAGGTCGTTGAGGGGATCACGCCGCTTGTCATTACCATCGCAATGAGAAATGGTCTGAAGGATGTAGGTGTATACTTCAAATAA
- a CDS encoding class I adenylate-forming enzyme family protein, with protein MLNITTFLDANSCRLAKPVFFCPERNTSYTSAEILSISSAIARDLLSLGAVKGDRILLYMNSSPEYLVSYFAVWRIGCVAVPTNRVYTPSELAYMTENSGAKIFITDVEGVSAARDLPVKTYVPDDIESMRGAPRLLPENTEHDDLCQLQYTSGTTGKPKGAMLTHGNWLAAIHNICDVLTYKQDDVYLGIYPMGHVGLAWGIAAMRAGALYVMMERYDYTKYLDLCKEHKVTVLAGMPPVIHSLTEAPAGPEESLATVREIISGGGPLHHDIWKKFYYRYNIPVINAYGLSETVVIGTGTVIRPEDYASADRFQSVGHPVCFSEVKIVDELDSSIELPIDTPGEIALRGPAVAKGYWNMPKETAASFLEDGWFLTGDVGYLDKDLRLCLTDRKKDMIVMSGWKIYPTEVEEVLIGHEGVAEIAIFGIPDEHRGEMPVAAVVWRRGWDSSDKEGSLRAFAKERLAGYKVPRRIITVDALPRVNGWKLLRRELREQYS; from the coding sequence ATGTTGAATATAACCACCTTTCTTGATGCAAACTCCTGCCGTCTGGCAAAACCGGTTTTTTTCTGTCCGGAAAGAAACACGTCATACACCTCCGCTGAAATACTCTCAATAAGTTCCGCGATCGCCCGCGATCTCCTCTCCCTCGGTGCCGTGAAAGGCGACCGTATCCTTCTCTATATGAACAGCAGCCCCGAATACCTCGTTTCCTACTTCGCCGTCTGGAGGATCGGCTGCGTGGCAGTTCCTACAAATCGTGTCTATACGCCAAGCGAACTTGCCTATATGACGGAGAATTCCGGGGCAAAGATCTTCATTACTGATGTAGAAGGAGTGTCTGCAGCCCGTGATCTGCCGGTCAAGACGTATGTGCCGGACGACATCGAGTCCATGCGCGGCGCTCCCCGTCTCTTACCGGAGAATACTGAACACGATGATCTCTGCCAGCTCCAGTATACTTCCGGAACCACCGGCAAACCCAAAGGGGCAATGCTCACCCATGGAAACTGGCTCGCCGCGATCCACAACATCTGCGATGTTTTGACCTACAAACAGGACGACGTCTATCTCGGCATCTACCCGATGGGGCACGTAGGTCTCGCCTGGGGGATCGCCGCGATGCGGGCAGGCGCTCTCTATGTTATGATGGAGAGGTATGACTACACCAAATACCTCGATCTCTGCAAAGAACATAAAGTGACCGTTCTCGCCGGCATGCCGCCGGTGATCCATTCACTCACGGAAGCCCCTGCGGGACCCGAAGAGAGCCTGGCAACCGTCAGAGAGATCATCTCCGGCGGCGGCCCGCTCCACCACGATATCTGGAAAAAATTCTATTACCGGTACAACATCCCGGTCATCAACGCCTATGGTCTTTCAGAAACTGTCGTCATCGGCACGGGAACGGTGATCCGTCCCGAGGATTATGCATCGGCCGACCGGTTCCAGAGTGTGGGTCACCCGGTCTGCTTCTCGGAAGTCAAGATCGTTGACGAGCTCGACTCTTCGATCGAGCTGCCGATCGACACGCCGGGCGAGATCGCGCTTCGCGGTCCGGCCGTGGCAAAAGGCTACTGGAACATGCCCAAAGAGACCGCCGCGTCGTTTCTTGAGGACGGCTGGTTCCTCACCGGTGATGTCGGGTATCTCGACAAAGATCTCAGACTTTGCCTCACTGACCGGAAAAAGGACATGATCGTGATGTCAGGCTGGAAAATTTATCCGACCGAGGTCGAAGAGGTCCTCATCGGTCACGAAGGGGTCGCCGAGATCGCGATCTTCGGGATCCCGGACGAACATCGGGGCGAGATGCCGGTCGCCGCCGTCGTTTGGCGGAGGGGCTGGGACAGCTCTGATAAGGAAGGCTCTCTTCGCGCATTTGCGAAAGAGCGGCTTGCGGGATATAAAGTCCCCCGCAGGATCATTACGGTGGATGCCCTCCCCCGGGTAAACGGCTGGAAGCTCCTGAGACGGGAACTTCGCGAACAATACTCATAA